CGTTGATTCTGCTGACTGTCGGCTTCTGGTTCGTCGTCGCGCAGGCGGTTCTCTTCACCTTTATTTTCCGCTTCCGCAGGCGGCCCGGGGTGAGCGCGGCGTATGTGACCGGCGAGCGCAAGGAAGAGAAACGCTGGATCAGCCGGCCTCACGCTCTGGTGATCGTGTGCGACGTCGTGCTCATAACGGGTGCGATCCTGACTTGGAAAGCGGTGAAGCAAGACTTGCCGCCCGCCGACGAGCGCGTGCGAATCATTGCACAGCAGTGGGCGTGGGTGTTCGTTCATCCCGGCCCCGACGGAAAGCTGGATACCGATGACGACGTGCGCACCGTCAACGATCTGCACGTAAAGGTGGATACGACATACCACTTCGAACTCACCTCGCGCGACGTGGTGCACAGCTTCTCCGTTCCTGCCTTCCGCTTGAAGCAAGACGCCGTACCGGGGCGCATGGTGACGGGCTGGTTCCGCCCGACCCGGTTGGGCACGTACGATGTCCAATGCGCCGAGATTTGCGGCATCGGCCATGCGTTGATGCCCGCGCGCCTCACCGTGGAAACAGCCGCAGAGCATACGGCCTGGTACCAGAGCCGGAGCGCGCAAGGAGGTTGAAGCACATGGCCGAGGCAGACGCGCAAAGCTTTTGGAGCCGCTACCTCTTCTCCACCGACCACAAAATCATCGGCTTGCAGTACTTGTTTACGGGTATGTTCATGGGCCTGGTGGGTGCCTTCTTGGCATACGTGTTCCGCATGCAGTTGGCCTTCCCGGGTGCCCATGTGCCGCTGTACGGTGTGGTAACCCCCTTGCAATACAACGCGCTGGTAACGAACCACGGCGCGATCATGATTTTTTGGGTGGCCATGCCGATTCTGATCGCTGGCCTGGGGAATTACCTCATCCCGCTGATGCTCGGATGCGACGACATGGTGTTCCCCCGCCTCAATCGGCTCTCGTACCAGATTTTTTTCCTGAGCGCGGTGTTGATCCTGGTTTCCTTGTTCGTTCCGGGAGGAGGCTTTGGCGGCGCGTGGACGGCATATCCGCCGCTGTCCGCCAGCGCACAGTACAACCACACTCCGTGGGGCGCGCCCTTGTGGCTGATTGCCGTGGCGCTGGAATTCGTGGCCTTTTTGTTGGGCGGCATCAATTTCATCACCACGGTAATGAACGCGCGCGCCCCGGGTATGGGGCCGCTGCAAATCCCGATTTTTGTTTGGATGGTCGTCATTGCCAGCGTGGTGTTCATGGCGTCGGTTGGCCCGCTCGTCGCCGGAGCCATCATGTTGTTGTTCGATCAATTGCTCGGCACGCACTTCTACGATCCCAAGGCTGGCGGCGATCCGCTGTTGTGGCAGCACCTGTTTTGGTTCTTTGGGCACCCCGAGGTGTACGTGGTGTTACTGCCCGCGCTCGGGATCGTTGCCGAAGTGATTACCGTGTTCGCCCGCAAAAAGCTGTTCGCCTACAAGACCATTTTGTACACGTCGTTTGCGACCGGCATCATCAGTTTCTTCGTGTGGGCCCACCACCAGTTCGTGGCCGGCATCGATCCGCGCATGGCGCACCTGTTTACGATCACAACGCTGATCATCTCCATCCCGATTGCGGAAATGACCTTTGCTTTCATTGCCACTTTGTACGGTGGCTCGATCGAACTCCGCACCCCGATGCTGTGGGCTCTTGCATTTATCGCAGAGTTTCTGATTGGCGGGGTCACCGGCATTTTCCTGGGAGCGAACGCCACGGATATTTACTTGCACGATTCGTACTTCGTGGTGGCGCACTTCCACTACACGTTTTTCCCGATCGCCGTCATTGCCGGCTTTGCCGCCATTACCTTTTGGTTTCCGAAAATGTTCGGCCGCCACATGAACGAAACTTTGGGCAAGATTCATTTTTGGGGCACGATCATCCCGTTCAATTTCGTCTTCATTCCGTTGTTCGTACTCGGTGCTGCGGGAGAACATCGGCGCATTTACAGCTACGAGCACTTCTCGCAGCTCTTCACGCCCGGGCTGCAGAATCTGCGCGTGCTGGCCACCGTGGCGCTGGTGGTGATGCTGCTGTTTCAGTTCGTCTTTCTCTACAACTTTGTCCGCAGCTGGATCGCGGGCGAAAAAGCCGAGCCAAATCCATGGAGGGCGAACACGTTGGAGTGGGCGGCTCCGTCGCCCCCACCGCACGGGAATTTTGCCGAGATGCCCACGGTGTATCGCGGCCCGTACGAGTACAGCGTTCCCGGTCGCCCGCTGGACTACTGGCCGCAACACCTGCCGAGCTGAAACTGGAGGAAGGAGAAGTGACCGTGACGCGCGCCGCAGAGTTTCATGTGCCCTTGGCCACTCGCCGGAGCGCCACCGGCATCCCCACCGGGCGTCTTGCTTTGTGGTGGGTGCTGGCTTCGGAAATTGTCATCTTCGGCGGCTTGCTGGCAAGTTACGTGATGTTTCGCCTCCACCATCCTCACTGGGCAGAGGAGGCCAGTCACACCAACGTCTGGGCCGGTGGTTTCAACACGTTCGTACTGCTGACCTCGAGTTTGTTTGCAGTCTTGGGCCACCAAGCGGCCGAGCACGGCGATGGCACCCGGGCAGCACGTTTCCTCAAACTCACGGTTCTCGGTGGCCTGGTGTTCCTGGGAGTGAAGACGGTCGAATGGTCCGGAGAAATCTCGCATGGATTCACGATTTACCGCGACTTGTTCTGGACGTTTTACTACACCGCCACCGGGCTTCACGGTTTGCACGTGATCGCCGGGATGATCGTGCTCTGGCTAGTGGCGCGCGATGCTGGCCGAGGAAAAAACCTCCATCGCGTGGAACTCATCGGAATTTACTGGCACTTCGTGGATGCCGTGTGGATCTTCTTGTTCCCCTTGTTCTACATTGCGAGGTAAGCGCCATGGCCGCGCCAGCAGAAACAAGCACGCCGCATCCGAACTACGTCAAAGTGTACGTCGCCTTGCTCGTGTTGTTCGCCATTAGTGTGCTCGGGCCGTTGTTCGGCCACCCCTGGGTGACGCTGATCACGGCATTCGGGGTTGCCGTCGTGAAGGCGACGATGGTAGCCGCGTACTTCATGCATTTGAACATTGAGCGGCGATATATTTGGTATCTCTTGTTCACCATGCTGGCCTTCATGGGTCTCCTGTTCGCGGGCGTCGCGCCGGATGTGCTGGCCAGTGGCGGGCAGAACTGGCGCCACGTACGCGTCGTGCAGCCGCCACCCCCTCCGTCTCATCACTGAACGGCTGTGAGGATTCGCGTGGCGATCGGGTCCGCTCCCCTGCGTTCTCGGCCGACGAGCTTGGGCGTACCGAATTCGGTTCTGGGAATGCTTTTGTTTTTGGCCACCGAAGTCATGTTTTTTGCCGGCCTGATTAGCGCCTTCCTCGTAGTCAAGGCGCGCTGGATCGGAGCGTGGCCACCACCCGGGCAACCCCGCTTGCCAGTGGAAATGACCGCGCTGAACACCCTGGTACTGCTGGCCAGCGGGGTGGTTTTGTGGGGTGCGGCTCGCGCGGGAGAGGGCTCGACGCGGGCGCGCTCGGCCCGCACGCGTAGCCTGATCGCTGCCGTCCTCGGAGCGCTGTTCGTGGCGGTTCAGGGCGTCGAATGGGCGCGGCTCTTGGCCTTCGGCCTGACGATGCGCTCCGGCCCGTACGGTTCGTTTTTTTACCTCATCGTCGGGACCCACGCGGCACATGCCGTGGCGGCCATTCTG
This genomic interval from Candidatus Binatia bacterium contains the following:
- the coxN gene encoding cytochrome c oxidase subunit 1; this encodes MAEADAQSFWSRYLFSTDHKIIGLQYLFTGMFMGLVGAFLAYVFRMQLAFPGAHVPLYGVVTPLQYNALVTNHGAIMIFWVAMPILIAGLGNYLIPLMLGCDDMVFPRLNRLSYQIFFLSAVLILVSLFVPGGGFGGAWTAYPPLSASAQYNHTPWGAPLWLIAVALEFVAFLLGGINFITTVMNARAPGMGPLQIPIFVWMVVIASVVFMASVGPLVAGAIMLLFDQLLGTHFYDPKAGGDPLLWQHLFWFFGHPEVYVVLLPALGIVAEVITVFARKKLFAYKTILYTSFATGIISFFVWAHHQFVAGIDPRMAHLFTITTLIISIPIAEMTFAFIATLYGGSIELRTPMLWALAFIAEFLIGGVTGIFLGANATDIYLHDSYFVVAHFHYTFFPIAVIAGFAAITFWFPKMFGRHMNETLGKIHFWGTIIPFNFVFIPLFVLGAAGEHRRIYSYEHFSQLFTPGLQNLRVLATVALVVMLLFQFVFLYNFVRSWIAGEKAEPNPWRANTLEWAAPSPPPHGNFAEMPTVYRGPYEYSVPGRPLDYWPQHLPS
- the coxC gene encoding cytochrome oxidase subunit III — translated: MTRAAEFHVPLATRRSATGIPTGRLALWWVLASEIVIFGGLLASYVMFRLHHPHWAEEASHTNVWAGGFNTFVLLTSSLFAVLGHQAAEHGDGTRAARFLKLTVLGGLVFLGVKTVEWSGEISHGFTIYRDLFWTFYYTATGLHGLHVIAGMIVLWLVARDAGRGKNLHRVELIGIYWHFVDAVWIFLFPLFYIAR
- the ctaE gene encoding cytochrome c oxidase subunit 3, with translation MAIGSAPLRSRPTSLGVPNSVLGMLLFLATEVMFFAGLISAFLVVKARWIGAWPPPGQPRLPVEMTALNTLVLLASGVVLWGAARAGEGSTRARSARTRSLIAAVLGALFVAVQGVEWARLLAFGLTMRSGPYGSFFYLIVGTHAAHAVAAILALLWVSFRLGSAELSADTFRAVRMFWYFVVGVWPVLYVLVYLM